In Eriocheir sinensis breed Jianghai 21 chromosome 23, ASM2467909v1, whole genome shotgun sequence, a single window of DNA contains:
- the LOC127002399 gene encoding uncharacterized protein LOC127002399, whose amino-acid sequence MWYWCAGYPFTGSLVTYTPRSFSSSVVDSGVFPMWYWCAGYPFTGSLVTYTPRSFSASVVDSGVFPMWYWCAGYPFTGSLVTYTPRSFSASVVDSGVFPMWYWCAGYPFTGSLVTYTPRSFSASVVDSGVFPMWYWCAGYPFTGSLVTYTPRSFSASVVDSGVFPMWYWCAGYPITGSLVTYTPRSFSASVVDSGVFPMWYWCAGYPFTGSLVTYTPRSFSSSVVDSGVFPMWYWCAGYPFTGSLVTYTPRSFSASVVDSGVFPMWYWCAGYPLPRCRTLHFSSLNCSSHFLLHSYSLVRSDCRQSAAKGLKHCFPSPRS is encoded by the exons atgtggtattggtgtgctggatatcccttcactggtagcctggtaacatacactcccaggtctttctcttcctctgtggtggatagtggagtgtttcccatgtggtattggtgtgctggatatcccttcactggtagcctggtaacatacactcccaggtctttctctgcctctgtggtggatagtggagtgtttcccatgtggtattggtgtgctggatatcccttcactggtagcctggtaacatacactcccaggtctttctctgcctctgtggtggatagtggagtgtttcccatgtggtattggtgtgctggatatcccttcactggtagcctggtaacatacactcccag gtctttctctgcctctgtggtggatagtggagtgtttcccatgtggtattggtgtgctggatatcccttcactggtagcctggtaacatacactcccag gtctttctctgcctctgtggtggatagtggagtgtttcccatgtggtattggtgtgctggatatcccatcactggtagcctggtaacatacactcccag gtctttctctgcctctgtggtggatagtggagtgtttcccatgtggtattggtgtgctggatatcccttcactggtagcctggtaacatacactcccaggtctttctcttcctctgtggtggatagtggagtgtttcccatgtggtattggtgtgctggatatcccttcactggtagcctggtaacatacactcccaggtctttctctgcctctgtggtggatagtggagtgtttcccatgtggtattggtgtgctggatatcccctcccaaggtgcaggactttacatttttcttcattgaattgtagcagccactttttgctccattcctatagcttggtgaggtctgactgtaggcaatccgcagccaaggggttaaagcATTGTTTCCCAAGCCCAAGGTCGTGA